A section of the Piliocolobus tephrosceles isolate RC106 chromosome 14, ASM277652v3, whole genome shotgun sequence genome encodes:
- the DMRT2 gene encoding doublesex- and mab-3-related transcription factor 2 isoform X3 encodes MDKKGLSGKQNNFERKTVYQRQVRAPSLLAKSILEGYRPIPAETYVGGTFPLPPPVSDRMRKRRAFADKELENIMLEREYKEREILETSQAAALFLPNRIVPGPDYNSYKSAYSPSPVEPPSKDFCNFLPTCLDLTMQYSGSGNMELISSNVSVATTYRQYPLSSRFLVWPKCGPISDTLLYQQCLLNATTSVQALKPGASWDLKGAPVQDGLSAEHDIMPSKLEGSLVLPHTPEIQTTRSDLQGHQAVPERSAFSPPQRNFSPVVDMDSLAAQGHVLTKISKENTRHPLPLRHNPFHSLFQQTFNDKSGPELKTPFIKETFEDTPKKHRECLVKENQKYTFTIDRCAKDLFVAKQVGTKLSVNEPLSFSVESILKRPSSAITRVSQ; translated from the coding sequence GCTATCGCCCCATTCCAGCGGAGACTTATGTAGGAGGGACCTTCCCTCTACCTCCCCCAGTTAGTGACAGGATGAGGAAAAGAAGAGCCTTTGCTGATAAAGagttggagaacattatgctggAGAGAGAATATAAAGAAAGGGAGATTTTGGAAACTTCTCAAGCTGCTGCTCTGTTTCTGCCCAACCGCATAGTGCCTGGACCTGACTACAACTCCTACAAAAGTGCCTACAGCCCCAGCCCAGTGGAACCACCGAGCAAGGACTTCTGTAATTTCTTGCCCACCTGCCTTGATTTAACCATGCAGTATTCAGGGTCTGGGAATATGGAACTAATTTCTTCTAATGTCAGCGTGGCCACGACTTATAGACAGTATCCCTTGTcctcaagatttttagtttggcCCAAGTGTGGCCCCATTAGCGACACCCTCCTCTACCAGCAATGCCTGCTAAATGCCACCACCTCAGTTCAAGCCCTGAAGCCTGGGGCCAGCTGGGACTTGAAGGGAGCACCAGTCCAGGATGGGCTCAGTGCAGAGCATGACATAATGCCGTCGAAATTGGAAGGCTCCCTGGTGCTGCCTCACACTCCTGAGATCCAGACCACGAGAAGTGACCTTCAGGGTCATCAGGCTGTCCCAGAGAGGTCGGCATTCTCCCCACCCCAACGGAATTTCTCTCCTGTTGTTGACATGGACTCCCTGGCAGCTCAAGGGCATGTCTTAACGAAGATCAGCAAAGAAAACACCAGGCACCCTCTGCCACTTAGACATAATCCATTCCACTCATTATTCCAGCAAACATTTAATGACAAATCGGGTCCTGAGTTGAAAACACCATTTATCAAAGAGACCTTTGAAGACACCCCTAAGAAACACAGAGAGTGTTTAGTTAAGGAGAACCAGAAGTACACATTTACAATAGATAGATGCGCAAAAGACCTTTTTGTAGCCAAACAAGTTGGAACAAAACTCTCGGTGAATGAACCACTGTCATTTTCTGTTGAGTCTATTCTTAAGAGGCCTTCATCTGCCATCACTCGTGTCTCTCAGTGA